From the Odontesthes bonariensis isolate fOdoBon6 chromosome 9, fOdoBon6.hap1, whole genome shotgun sequence genome, the window GCAGGGGAACCGTCACCAACACCAACAACACCAACACCAACACCAACACCGACACCAAGAGCTCCAGCAATGGGAAAGATATGACGAAAGTCTAATGGTGTatggatttaaaagaaaaataataattatatttaatatttagAATCAGATCAGTTTTTCGTCTTGTGAGTGAAATTTATCAGAGGTCTTGTTACTGCAACCCTGGCATTTGACCGTTAAAAAAAAGGGTGATTATGACAGCACATCAGAGTGCGGACAGCGGGACTTCTGCAAAGACACTGGGCTCGGTTTGGGTTTGCGTCAGGCGTTCCAGGGACTGCCAAGTATTGCAAATCAGCAAATATTGCTCAATCTGCAATGTTCCAAACATACAGCCCAAAGAGGGACAAgacttctcctttttttttttaacgcagaacatgctttagtttttttctttcgtcATTATATATaaacagatggagtgtttgtgTTGTAGCCTATTGTTGTTTTGCTGCCAAACTCGTTTTTGTCACACTTGAAACAATCTCAACATTTCTACAGTTGCTCCTTTCATGAACCACAAGAGGGAGACACACTTTCAATCTCTGATGCCCAAAGATGGTCAAGATGGTGCGTTTCACGGCCCTGTGTACAGACACTGCCttgttattattttcttttttactcaGTTTTGAGATTCTAAACTGGCTTGCCTCTATAATATGTCTTACTGCAGGTTAGTGGGAAGAGACAATTCCGATATTAGTATGTTGGTGCTTATTTAAGTACATTTAGTCTATTCGATGCTCCTGCAAATCACTGTTTCATTTACATATTTAAAAAAGGAGCCTTTCGGAAAACTTGAAATACAATTTTGATATATGTTTCTTGTAAAAGTACATTTCAAAATATCTAAAATACCAACTTAAATTTTTAAGGTTCTCACACGGGAGACATTTTGATACCTAAAAGCATTTTTATTTCCAAGTAAATTATTTGAAATCTCAAGATGCTTTTATGTGCCTATGCCAATATATTTTTTACCTGACTTTATCCTGCTTTATGGTTGTAGACTAGCACATTCGGACAGATATAACCCTCAACTGTGTATTTAAGAATACATTTCTGAAAACTTGTAATAGCCTACAAAAAAAATACTCTCATTTTAAGTAATGAATATGGAAAAATCCTGTGATGATTAAAGTTTTAGCGGTTTGCAGTGGCAGTTTCATCTGCAACATTTTCGTTTTTGTTCGACAGAGAGTAAAAAAGCCAGAAGACACAAATGAGAGAGAAGAGTTAACAGGAAATCTGAGCATTAAGATAGCTTTAATTTGTCAAATTAAACTTAACACGTCTATCAAATGTAACTTCAGTCATTTACTGCTCCTTAAAAGTGACATGAAAACATAACTAAACATATACTTAGGTGTCTGAAGTCACAGCCAACTCGAAATCTCTGAAAAAAAACCAACCCTGGCATTTTGCTGGGGGCTTCCTTGATCAGAAAACACCTAATTCTGTAAGATCCCATTAAGATTTGCATTGGATTTTGACAACACACTCCCAGCCCAGAGCAGAGTTTTCCAGCCTCctcatcttcatctccttccaaCTTCAAAGCCAAATCCGCTGCGTTCACAGTACCATGGATGTGGGAAATTAGAACTCGTTTGCTCTTGTTTTTTGCTTTGCGAATAACAGCAGATTCTCATCAGCTGCCAGTGGCTCACTTCAGATAGAAAAGGTCAAACCAGTAGTGAATTTAATATTTTATATCCATATTTGTAGGTCTGATTTCTCATTggcattctttctttctttctttttttccccctccagtTGGAAGTGGAAATTCTGATTTCAAATACAACTGCGTTCATCCattacaaaaacaaatgaaacacTTAAAACTGGCCTCTAAAAACTTACAACATAGGCAGGGGGCGACAGGGGCCCAGGGTTTATGGAGTTGATATGTGATAGAGGAGTTTCTGCGTGGTTATTAACTAGTATGTTGATCTGCCAGCCAGCAACTCGTGACTTTTAAAGAGCTCAAAATTTATAGTTAAAATATGAAGTGTTGTGCTGTCCCTCTGAGTTACTGCTTGTCACAAACAATAAACATTTCATAAAGTCTTCAGGAAATTGTGTCAACTTGTAAAAAAAAGCATCATGTGTAATTTAAGGAACAAGCAAAATATGATAATATATGTATTAaagtaacaaacaaagaaaaaaagaagagaatatTCATTGCTATTTACAAACTACATTCATTCCAAACAAGGCCACATGATGGTacatacaaaaaacaaacttatttacattgtgtttgtgtgtgtctcaaTTATACTGTATACACGTGTACTGTACTGTATACTGATCCATTAACATGGTTTCTGCAGAAACCATCCCTGACTCGCATACGCCGACTCATTGATGGTCACTTGTCACATGGCTGCAGAGATGCACTTCCTGCCTGGTCAGATATTCACAATCAGCCTTTGGATTTTGAGACGATACAGAAACAAAATATAAATGTGTTATTTGTCAGCAgcacaaatgtatttattttttttcttgaggcTGTTGGCTGAGTGCATCACAAATCATTGCTCCTTTTAATTAGGGCTCCTCAATGGGTTACAATTTAACAATAACTTACTAATAACTAAATGATTTCGAAGGGGTCTCCTGGAATAATTTGTTGCAATTGGGTACCGATTTGTTGGAAATAAGAAACAATCCATGCACTTTCTGTTAATCAATTCCAAATAACTGGTTGCATAACCTGGGAAGGCTTTGAGTCAGCACAGAACAGACCATCAAATCACACAAAATTATGAGACTTACAGAATTATATTTCACATGATAAATGGATATTCCATGATAAGCTAAACAAAGCTGTTCTCCCAAGGACTTCTCTGTTTTATCTAAATGGTACCAAATAACAGAGTTAATTTACCATCCATATCCATACAAACCTATCAGGAAGTTTTGAATGCGTGAGAAAGTACAGTAAATACACCTGCCctcttggagaaaaaaaaacttgtatcTCCAGAGCACTGATGACTTAAAAACAGTCGGAGAATGGGTGAAATATCAGCTGTATAGACTTTTATATGGCTATCTCTTCACCCTAGTGTTTCATTAACAATAATGGCTGTGGTCAAATAACTTCAAAGGCaacaaacatccacaaaaaTTGGAAGCATATTCAGTCCCTTagttgcaatgcagttcatgtcACAACAATGTAACCTGGCATCAACTATCATCCGTCAGAGCTGGATAATCCCTATTGGTCTAGTGTCTCATGGTGGACAGCTGTAAGACACATTTAACCAGACGCTTCAGATAAAGCATCTCTGACTAATCACGTTTGCTGATGTAAATGCACCTCATTAGGAAAATACTGTTGGTAGAGGTAGGTTTATTATGAAGAGAGGATCCATTGTTTGGCAAATGATTTGTGACCAAAAGTAACAGCCAAAGTGCTGCTCTGCAAATGGTTTTACATCACAGCAGTGAGGGTTACTGCATAGGTTAAAAACAGGTTCCACTGTTCATACAGTGGTCATGACTTTGAGAGACCCTGTGCGGAATCTGAGAATCTTCTTTTTCAGAGCATGGGAGGCTTTAATCTTGACGAAGGCTTTTGGCTGAGACGAGGCATTGGCAGTGGCTTGTGGTGAaggagaggatgaggaggaggtggaAGCGAGGCGAGGTGGCAGCTGTTGGGGCCACACAAGGCCCCCGCTCTCATCTGAGTCGCTAGACAGTGAGCTGGAGGCCGGGGAGTACACCTCGCTCATGCTAGATTCGGACTCTGCAGGGGCTGCACCAGCATAGGCTTCCTCCCCCTGACACAGGGGTGCTCTTCCCTGACAGTCCGGGTGCCAGCGCTGCGTTTGCTGCTGTTGGGAGTGGGAGCAAGAGTAGCCGTGGCGAGCTTTTCGAGCTGGTCGTTTGTGTACCTGCGCTGCCTGGGTCTCACCCTCATCTTGGCTGAGCTCAAGGTTGGAGCACCAACGTCGGTTCCCATTGTGGGCATTGCTGCCCACCTGGGGTCCAGTGACCTGGCTTTGATTCTGTGCAGGATTGGTTCTGCCTTGGCGCCTCTCTGTGGTGCTGTACCTTCTCTCAGGGAGCACCCGCTGCCCCAGGAGGCTGTTCTCAGACTGGGATCGACTGGTTTTACTGCTTGCTTTCTTGGCTCTCTGGCGATCATTGTGACTTTTTTTAGATGATCTGGACTTAGAATTGGGGTGGTCAGGAGAGGCGGCAGCTCGGGGAGGCTTTGGCTGCTCTGGTTTGTAGTGTCTGGGGGAGCGCACGGGGGCATGACAGGCTTGTCCGGGGATATACTGAGCACTTACTAAATTGTGTATTTGATGAATAGGGGGTTGTGGATGGAGATAATGTTGGGGGGATGGGGGTTCACAACAAAGGTCAAGAGCCCCAACACCACAGTTTGCCTCCATGGAGGGCAGAGGTGATGGCAGCCTCCCAGCCAGGGACTGTGGCCTGGACTGGGGGTAGGGCAGAGGCAAATAACAGTCGTCCTCAAAAGATGGGGCCTCTCCTCTGCAAGCCTCCCCCTCTGGCAGGTCACAACCCCATCCCTGGCTCTTAGGGTTTGCCGATAGGTCGACGTGGGGCTGAAATTGGGGGTCAGGAAGGCGTTGCTCTGTGGTTAGAGAAGGAGTTCGCCTGTGTTGTGAGCTGTGTCCAGAAGCAGCAGGGTATGGGGGGTCAGGGCTCAGAGTGGTGCGAGGCTGACATGGCCGAGGTGAGAGGGTATGGCGATGGATGAGACTCAGGATGTAGCCCTCTACCCTCAAAGCCTGCTGGTACTCCTCCTCTGTGACCTGATCCTCTGCGGGTTGTAGCTGCCAGGTATGGTTGGATCCGCTGGAGTCCCACTGGCAGGAGTCAACAGTTGAGCCCTCCTCAATGATGCCCTCCAGAGGTGGGTGAGGGGCAGAGAATGAGCGGGGTAGGATGGGGCGTAGAACTGGAACATCAAAGTCTCCATTCAGCACAAGGGGGTCTCCTAGttacagaaagaaaagcaacacTGTACATAGCCAAGGTGCAGTGACAATAAGAATTTTAATATAATAAAAAGTATGTTAATAATTAgcaatgaataaaaataataagaagaatCGTAATAAATTAtcaaaaaagaagaataaactCAACAGCCATACTAGTGAATGTGTGAGGCCGGACTTATTTGTGGAATTGCTTTCTGCTAAATGCTACAACAAAAATAGTGATCTTCAGTAGCTGATTTCCATATCTAGCATATCAGTTCAAAATGTCAGGTTTATCAATAAGCACAAAATGAAGCTAAGACTAAATTTAAATGACTTTTACAGATGAATTTACAATTCACAAATTGTGAAGAGTGGCATTGAGATGCCAGCGGAAATGATTGGATTTTGCCTGCCTTTTTAGCATTAATCATCTGGGAACTGAGAATATGTGAACAAAATACTCTGATCCAATCCAAAAACAGTTGAATAAGGGTAGACAGACTGACTGACAGACTAACATCGCTAACAGTAGTCACATCTCTGGCATGGCTAATTTTGGACAAAGCCATAGATATTTTTGTTCTCTATTTTATAATTTTCTATGTTGGCACGCTTCAAATTGCTTTTGAGGTCAGATAGGAGTTATTTAGTTGGTTGCAGTCTTCAAACATCACCACCAGATGTCATCAGATCCAACACAATGGACCTATAACTTCCCAACCCTGCTGGTAGTTTGAAGCCTTAATAGTCAATCAATAGAATATAAAAGCCTAAGCATCATGTTTGTACAACCGTTATTCCAAAAAAATTAATTGTAATGTCTAAAATGTCAATTAAAACAGAATTCGATGGTTTTCAAatttcataaaccaatatttcatctaatgttgaaaatgttgaaagtgagacatttgacCAGTTCATGAAAATTTTTGTCTAATCTTGAATTTGACGAAAGCAACATAAGctgaaaaaaagttgggatggggccaacaaaaggctggaaaagtcagtgatactaaaaagaaaaaaaagctggatgatcatgttgcaactaattaggttaattggcaacagtTCAATAACACAATtgagtatataaaaaaatgaggGCAGAATCTCTCAGAAACAAAGATAGGCAGAGTTTCAGCAAGCTGAAAAAAATCTTCGAAACCACGCCTTTGAATTTTCTTTCCCAGAAATTTTAAAGATACAAACAATAAATCTCTGTGGGCCACAGTGGCAAATTAGAGGCAAATTATTTATATAATGCAACAATTCAAAGATCATATGTTGAGATTTGCTGTCATTCACTTAAATAAGTGTTATTTCTGAAGAAGAAGAtgagtttctcttcagcacagTGTCTCCTCATTTGCTCATCTTTCTTACCTGCAGACTTGGACCTGTCATTTGTGTAAGTCCAGGATGACACTGTCTCCGCAGACTCAGCAGAGGAAGATTTTCCTTTTGGCGACTGACCCTCACTTGATTCATAAAAACCTGGAACAAAGTGAAATTAGATAGCCAGAACAGAGATCTCAGGAATTATGTCTCATTTATCACACCTAATGGTCCCCGTTCTCTAAAAATATCCTGTTTTATGCCGGCAGTCTCTTAACATCGCTTCAGAAATAAGCTACACAGCCAAATTAAAAGCAACTCGAGCATAATGACTCTAGTTGTGACATGATGGCCACAGAATGGTGCTGCCCTAGAGACAGGCAGCCTGCTGCAGTATCTCTGGACATACCGTGTCTTTTTTTGGCATCTTCTTatgctttctttctttgaaaacacagatttctgaaacattttccCATGCtagtttggatgctgtgctgctggaaggaTATCTGCTAGTAACTGGCAAGTTTTTACAACTGTTATGGCCATGCCATGACCATGGCAACAGGATATTGTTAACCTTTTGGAACAGCaaactgagctttccaaagcccaagtaatgcctggaTGCAGAGCAAGAAACAAAGTGGAGAAAAATATGAAAGAGGGTTAAACTATTTCTTTCCTTGATCATCATGAGAAATGTGAGATTACTGGCAGATAAAATTGACAAGTTTTGACCCatgatgaggacacagcaggaaggcaattattattattttttttcatgaagacatggctgcaggaacaactaTCAACTCTCTGCTCAGGTATAACACTATATGGAcggacagagactgcagacagagaggtaACAGACAGTGTAATCCTCGACATGTCACCGAGTAGgagcgtctctgcaccccagatgttgaaccgTTGGCTGTGAGCTCTGTCCGTGTTGTCTTCTGAGAAAGTTCACCTCTGTTACCTGCTGaagatttctaccacaccttcctctctgctgccctccaactttgaacatgtttgtcagctgatCTATATTTCATTTTGTCATCATCTATAACAATAGCATATTTTTACATAATAATGAATACTGCAGTGATATAATTT encodes:
- the dact3b gene encoding dapper homolog 3; the protein is MQRAFSFPATVERSRTKERLEASLAGLCELELRRQRQEGLVLGALALGDPLAQDGSRGELACFSSWGQENLTLRRQLSALQSSPWGIMQTLEQQVGELKIDMDDGCCDGAQGDPGDSRPSSGFYESSEGQSPKGKSSSAESAETVSSWTYTNDRSKSAGDPLVLNGDFDVPVLRPILPRSFSAPHPPLEGIIEEGSTVDSCQWDSSGSNHTWQLQPAEDQVTEEEYQQALRVEGYILSLIHRHTLSPRPCQPRTTLSPDPPYPAASGHSSQHRRTPSLTTEQRLPDPQFQPHVDLSANPKSQGWGCDLPEGEACRGEAPSFEDDCYLPLPYPQSRPQSLAGRLPSPLPSMEANCGVGALDLCCEPPSPQHYLHPQPPIHQIHNLVSAQYIPGQACHAPVRSPRHYKPEQPKPPRAAASPDHPNSKSRSSKKSHNDRQRAKKASSKTSRSQSENSLLGQRVLPERRYSTTERRQGRTNPAQNQSQVTGPQVGSNAHNGNRRWCSNLELSQDEGETQAAQVHKRPARKARHGYSCSHSQQQQTQRWHPDCQGRAPLCQGEEAYAGAAPAESESSMSEVYSPASSSLSSDSDESGGLVWPQQLPPRLASTSSSSSPSPQATANASSQPKAFVKIKASHALKKKILRFRTGSLKVMTTV